Part of the Candidatus Methylomirabilota bacterium genome, TCATCAGGAAGGCGGGCGCCACCCCGTAACGAGCGATGACGAGCCCGCCGATGCTGGGCCCGACGATCCGGGCCGCGTTGAAGCACGCCGAGTTCAGCGAGATCGCGCTGCTCACATCCGCGCGGCCCACCATCTCGGCCACCAGCGACTGGCGCGCGGGGCCGTCGAGCACGTTGGCGAGGCCGACCCCGGTGGCCAGCACCGCCACGTGCCAGTACTCCACGTGGCCGACGTACACGAGCGCCCCGAGCAGGAGAGCCTGGCCCCCCAGCACGGCCTGGGTCACGATGAGGAGCCGCTTCTTGGGCAGCCGATCCGCGAGCGCGCCCGAGACGATCGAGAAGAGCAGGATCGGCCCGAACTGGAGCGTGCCGATCAGGCCCAGCAGCAGCGGGGACGAGGTGAGGGTCAGCACCAGCCAGGACTGGGCCACCGTCTGCATCCACGACCCGATCTGGGCGACCAGCTGGGCGGTGAAGAAGCGGCGAAAGTCGTCGTGGCGGAACGCGCGGAGCGCGACGGGCAGGGCCATGGGGCGGCCGCTCAGCCGCCGGCCACGCCCTGGGTGTTGACGAAGATCGAGTAGAGCGACTGGCTCCCGGCCAGGAACAGGCGATTGCGCTTCACGCCGCCGAAGCACAGGTTGGCGCAGCGCTCGGGCAGCAGGATGCGGCCGATGAGCCGGGCGTCCGGGTTGTAGATCGCGACGCCGTCCAGCCCCTCGCCGCCGCCCCAGCCGCACCAGAGGTTGCCGTCGGTGTCGCAGCGCAGCCCGTCCGGGATGCCGGCGCCGGCGTCGATGAAGACGCGGCCGTTTTCGAGCGCGGTGCCGTCGCCCACCACGTCGAAGACGCGGATCTCGCGCGGCACCGCGCCGGAGACCACCACGTAGAGCCGGCTCTCGTCGGGCGAGAAGCACAGGCCGTTGGGGCGAGGAACGTCGCCGGTGACCACGGTGGCCCGGCCCGTCTTCGGCTCGAGCCGGTAGACGTTGGTGGGCAGCTCGAGCGCGGCGGCGTGTCCCTCGTAATTGCTCAGCACGCCGAAGGGCGGATCGGTGAACCACACCGAGTCGTCCGACTTGACCACCACGTCGTTGGGCGAGTTCAGGCGCTTGCCCTCGAAGCGATCCATGAGCACCGTGATGGTGCCGTCGTACTCGGTGCGGGTGACGCGGCGGCTGTCGTGCTCGCAGGTGACGAGCCGTCCCTGTCGGTCGCGGGTGTTGCCGTTGGCGAAGTGGGACGGCTTGCGGAACACGCTGACCGCCCCGGTCTCCTCGTCCCAGCGCATGATGCGGTCGTTCGGGATATCGCTCCAGAGCACGTAGCGGCCGTCGCCGAACCACACCGGGCCCTCCGCCCAGCGAAATCCGGTGGCGAGCCGCTCCACCGCCGAGTTGAAGACGCGATACTTGGTGAAGCTCTCGTCGAGGATCTGCACCGCCGGATCGGGATAGCGGACGGGCGTGGTCTGCATGGCCCCCGGATGGTCGCCACTCCCGCGAGAGAAGTCAATCCCCCTATGCTACAGTCGCGCGACATGAGCGCAGCCGCGGTCCGTCATCTCTCCAAGGCCGATCCGGTGATGCGCGCGCTCATCCGCCGGGTGGGGCCGTGCGGGCTCGCGATCCGCAACCAGCAGCCGTTCGAGACGCTGGTGCGCGCCATCGCGCACCAGCAGATCCACGGCCGCGCCGCCGAAGCCATCCTGGGCCGTTTCCTCGCGCTCTTCCCCGGCCGGCGCTTCCCCGCTCCCGCCGCGGTGGCCGCGATGGACGCGCGGAAGATGCGCCGGGCCGGATTCT contains:
- a CDS encoding SMP-30/gluconolactonase/LRE family protein, with protein sequence MQTTPVRYPDPAVQILDESFTKYRVFNSAVERLATGFRWAEGPVWFGDGRYVLWSDIPNDRIMRWDEETGAVSVFRKPSHFANGNTRDRQGRLVTCEHDSRRVTRTEYDGTITVLMDRFEGKRLNSPNDVVVKSDDSVWFTDPPFGVLSNYEGHAAALELPTNVYRLEPKTGRATVVTGDVPRPNGLCFSPDESRLYVVVSGAVPREIRVFDVVGDGTALENGRVFIDAGAGIPDGLRCDTDGNLWCGWGGGEGLDGVAIYNPDARLIGRILLPERCANLCFGGVKRNRLFLAGSQSLYSIFVNTQGVAGG